Sequence from the Miscanthus floridulus cultivar M001 chromosome 16, ASM1932011v1, whole genome shotgun sequence genome:
CGGCCACTGCCtccgcgccgccgcggcggccgTCGTGGGCTACAGCTTCGCCGTCACGGCGTGGCGCGTGCGTCACGACCCGCAGGACCTGGCCTTcgtcgccgccgcggcctccCTCCTCGCCGCGCTCCTCGCGTGCCTCCGGCGCGCCGAGCGGCTCGCGCCGGACTCGCCCGCGGCGGAGAGGCGCCGCGTGCAGGCCGCCGTGTGGGCTCTGTCCACCGCGCTCAGCTGCGCGTTCGCGTACCGCGTGGCCGCGGTCATGCCGCCGCCGCTGGCTGTCCTCGTCTGGTGCATGACCGCGTTCGTCGGCCTCGTCGGTTTGTATCTGCTTGTGCTCTGCAGAGACCAACAGTATCAGGCACTCCGCGACGACGATGCCGCCATCGCCAGCGACAGAAAGGCCTCTGCCAAGATTAGTCCTATTGATGGATTGGTCTAGCAATTAGCTAATTATACAAATGGATTTTTGGGTCTACATACACCACTATTTCTGAAAATATCTTGGATTTTGGTACTGATTATTGGTTCAATGCCGGGAACGCCGCCATTCGCCTACTCAAATGAACAGTGCTCCACATATCTTGTCATCTTCGAGGCTTTGCCTGCGCACGTGGATTTATCCGTAAGCTCACGAGTCACAAATATTCTACTTCTAAGCGTTTtcttatataaataaaataaataaataagttattTTTGTACTAAGCTTGGGCCTACTAGGGAAAAAATAAGTTATTTTTTTCTGGGCTTGGGCCTATCCTGTACATGACCATTCGGGCCGCCCGGCACGACACAGCACGGGCACGTTAAGGCACGGGCACGATTGGGACGAGTAAGTAGTCGTGCCGTGCCAAGCCTCGAGCCCAAGCACGGTCCTTAGCCCCTTTAGACGTGTTGTGCCGGCACAAGAGGCGCGACGTGCCCATGCTGGCACGATGAGCAAGATGGCCATGGCAAGCTCAAGCTCTCcagtaagaaaaaaaaacaaaaatcacaAGGCTCTAGAAAAGAATATGTATTCACACAAATcagagaagagagagagggagctcaGAGACGAGGCTCGCTACTGCATCGAGGAACTCCGAAGGGTGGAGGCAGCGCCGCTCCTGCACACGGATCTGAGGGGAGGAGGCCACCGCACCGCCCCCTGCGCGCAGATCCGAGTGTGAGGAGGCTGCCGCGCCATGCCGCCGTGCGTGCGGTTCCGATGGGAGGGGGCCACTGTGCCCCTGCACGCAGATCAGAGGGTGGAGGCCGGTGGACGAGATCTAGGGAGAGGACGGGAGATGGAGACGGAGACAGGGATGGGGAGAGGGGGTAGTCGCGACTACTAACGGTAGAATAGGAAGAGAGAGGCGGCCGAGTAATCTAGGATAAATAACTTTTACCATCATAATGGATGGCACCTCCTCAAATAGCAGCTTTAGATTTGGCGCTACGATTTTAGCAGTAGAGAGAGAAAAACGATACACATTTACCACTTTTGCTCACGTGGCACGCTAGCTCCGCTGTCCAGCTCAGATCCGAGTCAGCAGCCACATACAAAAAGTCACTCATGCCCCTCCCCTCATTGCCATAGATTAAAGGTTGGACGGCTCAGGATTGCCATAGATTGCATTAGCTTCatttccctctttctctctcctacTCATCCCCCGCGATGAAAAGCGgccccatctctctctcctcccctctccggACAGGAGCCTCCTCTCTCCACTAGAGAGCGTGGGACCTAGcacgagagggagagagaggggggagaaGCAAGCC
This genomic interval carries:
- the LOC136514501 gene encoding uncharacterized protein — encoded protein: MATKSIIVTGNAAAATPTVHAKCSGPKAADDDPESPFSAQLRCVCGHCLRAAAAAVVGYSFAVTAWRVRHDPQDLAFVAAAASLLAALLACLRRAERLAPDSPAAERRRVQAAVWALSTALSCAFAYRVAAVMPPPLAVLVWCMTAFVGLVGLYLLVLCRDQQYQALRDDDAAIASDRKASAKISPIDGLV